The following coding sequences lie in one Cannabis sativa cultivar Pink pepper isolate KNU-18-1 chromosome 5, ASM2916894v1, whole genome shotgun sequence genomic window:
- the LOC115715675 gene encoding elongation factor G-2, mitochondrial: MGRFPTPSGPRLLYTLYNSPRKSSLSGSPSPSPASAALLGTFHFRNFSSGNLARSNEEKEPWWKESMQKLRNIGISAHIDSGKTTLTERVLFYTGKIHEIHEVRGRDGVGAKMDSMDLEREKGITIQSAATYCTWNGYQVNIIDTPGHVDFTIEVERALRVLDGAILVLCSVGGVQSQSITVDRQMRRYEVPRLAFINKLDRMGADPWKVLNQARSKLRHNSAAMQVPIGLEEDFKGLIDLVQLKAYYFRGPSGEEVVAEDIPADMEALAMDKRRELIEVVSEVDDKLAELFLNEEPISSTDLEEAIRRATIAQKFIPVFMGSAFKNKGVQPLLDAVLNYLPCPVEVNNYALDQTKNEEKVTLSGTPDGPLVALAFKLEEGRFGQLTYLRIYEGIIRKGDFIINVNTGKKVKVPRLVRMHSNEMEDIQEAHAGQIVAVFGVDCASGDTFTDGSVKYTMTSMNVPEPVMSLAVQPVSKDSGGQFSKALNRFQREDPTFRVGLDPESGQTIISGMGELHLDIYVERIKREYKVDATVGKPRVNFRETVTQRAEFDYLHKKQTGGQGQYGRVCGYIEPLPPGSSTKFEFENLIVGQAIPSNFIPAIEKGFKEAANSGSLIGHPVENIRICLTDGASHAVDSSELAFKLAAIYAFRKCYTAARPVILEPVMLVDLKVPIEFQGTVAGDINKRKGTIVGNDQDGDDSVITAHVPLNNMFGYSTSLRSMTQGKGEFTMEYKEHLAVSHDVQAQLVNNYKGTKEAE; encoded by the exons ATGGGGCGCTTTCCAACACCCTCTGGACCGCGCCTTCTCTATACTCTCTACAATTCACCCCGAAAATCGTCGCTTTCGGGATCTCCGTCTCCGTCACCAGCCTCCGCTGCACTCCTTGGAACCTTCCATTTCCGGAATTTCTCGTCCGGTAATCTAGCGCGATCAAATGAGGAGAAGGAACCATGGTGGAAGGAGTCGATGCAGAAGCTTCGCAACATCGGGATCTCTGCTCACATTGATTCCGGCAAGACCACGCTCACTGAGCGTGTTCTGTTTTATACTGGAAAGATTCATGAGATCCATGAGGTTAGAGGGAGAGACGGAGTCGGCGCTAAGATGGATTCCATGGATTTGGAGAGGGAGAAGGGAATTACTATCCAGTCTGCCGCTACTTACTGCACGTGGAATGGTTATCAG GTTAACATTATTGACACCCCTGGTCACGTTGATTTCACCATAGAGGTTGAGAGGGCGCTGCGTGTTCTTGATGGTGCTATTCTTGTGCTTTGTAGTGTTGGCGGGGTGCAAAGTCAGTCAATTACTGTTGATCGGCAAATGAGAAGATACGAAGTTCCAAGACTTGCTTTCATTAATAAACTCGATAGAATGGGAGCAGATCCATGGAAAGTTCTTAACCAG GCACGGTCTAAACTTCGGCATAACAGTGCTGCAATGCAAGTGCCTATTGGATTGGAAGAAGATTTCAAGGGCCTTATCGACCTTGTTCAGTTAAAAGCTTACTATTTTCGTGGTCCTAGCGG TGAAGAGGTAGTTGCTGAAGACATTCCTGCTGATATGGAGGCCTTAGCAATGGATAAAAGACGTGAATTAATTGAGGTTGTTTCTGAAGTTGATGATAAACTTGCAGAGTTATTTCTTAATGAGGAGCCTATATCTTCTACTGATCTTGAG GAAGCAATTCGCAGGGCAACCATAGCACAGAAATTCATACCTGTATTTATGGGAAGTGCATTCAAAAACAAG GGTGTACAGCCACTTTTGGATGCTGTGCTTAATTATTTGCCCTGTCCAGTAGAAGTCAATAACTATGCTCTGGATCAGACGAAGAATGAAGAGAAG GTTACATTGTCTGGAACGCCTGATGGACCTCTTGTGGCCTTGGCCTTTAAATTGGAGGAAGGTCGTTTTGGGCAATTGACATATCTAAG aatttatgAAGGTATTATTCGGAAGGGTGATTTCATCATCAATGTTAACACAGGCAAGAAAGTTAAG GTTCCTCGCTTGGTTCGGATGCATTCTAATGAAATGGAG GATATTCAAGAGGCACATGCTGGGCAAATAGTTGCTGTGTTTGGTGTAGATTGCGCATCAG GCGATACGTTTACGGATGGATCAGTTAAATATACCATGACTTCTATGAATGTTCCTGAACCAGTGATGTCATTAGCTGTCCAGCCAGTCTCAAAAGATTCTGGAGGACAA TTTTCAAAGGCTTTGAATCGTTTCCAGAGAGAGGACCCCACTTTTCGTGTTGGTTTGGATCCTGAGAGTGGGCAG ACAATTATTTCTGGAATGGGAGAGCTACATTTGGACATATACGTTGAACGTATTAAGAGAGAGTATAAG GTTGATGCTACTGTTGGAAAACCTCGTGTGAACTTCAGAGAAACTGTTACTCAACGGGCTGAATTTGATTATCTACATAAGAAGCAAACTGGGGGACAAGGTCAATATGGAAGAGTATGTGG ATATATTGAACCACTTCCTCCAGGGTCATCAACCaagtttgaatttgaaaacttaATTGTTGGACAAGCTATTCCATCGAATTTTATCCCAGCTATTGAGAAGGGTTTCAAAGAAGCAGCTAATTC GGGCTCATTAATTGGACACCCAGTTGAAAATATTCGTATATGTTTAACAGACGGAGCTTCTCATGCTGTGGATTCCAGCGAACTTGCATTTAAGTTAGCTGCAATATATGCATTTAGAAAG TGTTATACAGCAGCAAGACCTGTGATATTGGAGCCTGTTATGCTGGTTGATTTGAAAGTACCCATAGAATTTCAGGGCACTGTTGCTGGCGATATTAATAA GAGAAAAGGTACCATTGTTGGAAATGACCAGGATGGTGATGATTCTGTTATTACTGCCCAT GTCCCTCTAAACAATATGTTTGGGTACTCAACGTCTCTACGTTCAATGACACAG GGGAAGGGTGAGTTCACAATGGAATATAAAGAGCATTTAGCTGTATCTCACGATGTGCAGGCGCAGCTAGTGAACAATTACAAGGGCACAAAGGAGGCTGAATAG